Proteins from one Athalia rosae chromosome 8, iyAthRosa1.1, whole genome shotgun sequence genomic window:
- the LOC105692390 gene encoding transcriptional repressor CTCFL isoform X4, with protein sequence MSSNVAEIKLEEGPESVTEIQTYLETFNKEIEGGQGEQLQHVQLQQVEGLAGSDDGGTYFVDQSGQYYYQASSDDAPVITQVQIQEAEDGDVQNEGDEVVEDQYHEIEELESVDTGEDAGKQEVVSTNGSNQMVINSGDAYQTVTIVPSDTNPGEVSYVLIVQQPESEEKEIRADDAEVVEGEDGEQDLTVYDFEDNEDNEAPVESEAEDDKTKIIKFIPKKSQTVTQAHMCNYCNYTSPKRYLLSRHMKSHSEERPHKCSVCERGFKTLASLQNHVNTHTGTKPHHCKFCDSAFTTSGELVRHVRYRHTHEKPHKCHECDYASVELSKLKRHIRCHTGERPYQCPHCTYASPDTFKLKRHLRIHTGEKPYECDICQARFTQSNSLKAHKLVHNVGDKPVFQCELCPTTCGRKTDLRIHVQKLHTSDKPLKCKRCGKTFPDRYSYKLHNKTHEGEKCYKCDLCPYASISARHLESHMLIHTDQKPYQCDHCYQSFRQKQLLKRHCNLYHNPSYVPPPPQEKTHQCPECERPFRHKGNLIRHMAVHDPESSLQEKQLALKIGRQKKIQIIDGQRVEVMTGYDDEEEEDEDEMMAVEGSDGQQYVVLEVIQLADNQGTDQQMAVVASEDGDLVMQDPLGQDGVVEGTEEMGEEMEEEEEEEVVLKLEDSAPTPPRRSTRSSQPSQSDPKLRKDMETCFGFDEEEEEDDEDDSNIHLLQSIS encoded by the exons ATGTCAAGTAACGTAGCAGAGATAAAGTTGGAGGAAGGTCCAGAGTCTGTGACGGAGATCCAGACCTACTTAGAGACTTTTAACAAGGAAATTGAAGGTGGTCAGGGTGAACAACTGCAACATGTGCAAT TGCAGCAAGTAGAAGGCCTTGCGGGAAGTGATGATGGAGGTACTTATTTTGTCGATCAATCTGGCCAGTATTATTACCAAGCAAGCAGTGACGATGCACCAGTCATAACACAGGTACAAATTCAGGAAGCTGAAGATGGAGATGTACAGAATGAGGGAGACGAAGTTGTGGAAGATCAGTATCATGAAATAGAAGAGCTAGAGAGTGTGGACACTGGCGAAGATGCTGGAAAACAG GAAGTAGTATCGACAAATGGGAGTAATCAGATGGTTATAAATTCCGGGGATGCTTATCAAACAGTGACTATTGTGCCATCTGATACAAATCCAGGAGAAGTAAGCTATGTGTTAATTGTTCAGCAACCTGAGtctgaagagaaagaaatcagAGCAGATGACGCAGAAGTAGTTGAAGGGGAGGATGGGGAGCAAGACCTGACGGTCTATGATTTTGAAGATAATGAAGACAACGAAGCACCTGTTGAATCTGAAGCTGAAGATGATAAGACTAAAATTATCAAGTTCATCCCCAAAAAATCGCAGACTGTTACTCAGGCTCACATGTGCAATTACTGCAACTACACAAGTCCTAAGCG CTACCTCTTATCACGCCACATGAAATCTCATTCCGAGGAAAGGCCACACAAATGCAGCGTTTGCGAAAGAGGCTTTAAAACCTTAGCCTCTCTACAGAACCACGTCAATACGCATACAGGAACAAAGCCCCATCATTGCAAATTCTGTGACAGTGCTTTTACTACATCCG GTGAACTTGTAAGACATGTTCGGTACAGACACACCCATGAAAAACCGCACAAATGCCACGAGTGTGATTACGCCTCGGTTGAGTTGTCCAAACTTAAACGACACATTAGGTGCCACACCGGAGAACGTCCCTATCAG TGCCCGCACTGTACATACGCAAGTCCAGATACCTTTAAGCTAAAGCGTCACTTGCGTATTCACACCGGTGAAAAACCATACGAGTGTGATATTTGCCAAGCAAGATTTACGCAATCTAACAGTTTGAAGGCACACAAGTTAGTCCACAATG tAGGAGATAAGCCAGTATTTCAATGTGAACTATGCCCGACTACCTGCGGGAGAAAGACGGACCTCAGGATTCACGTTCAGAAGTTACACACCTCTGATAAACCCCTCAAATGCAAGCGATGTGGCAAGACATTCCCTGATAG GTACAGTTACAAACTTCACAATAAAACACACGAAGGTGAAAAATGCTACAAGTGCGATCTTTGCCCTTACGCGTCAATATCAGCGCGTCACCTTGAAAGTCACATGCTAATTCATACAGATCAGAAGCCGTACCAATGTGATCATTGTTACCAGTCGTTCAGACAAAAACAATTGTTGAAACGTCACTGCAATTTATATCACAATCCATCTTACGTACCGCCACCACCTCAAGAGAAGACCCACCAATGTCCGGAGTGCGAAAGACCTTTCAG GCATAAAGGCAATCTTATTCGACACATGGCTGTTCACGACCCAGAATCATCTCTTCAAGAAAAACAGCTTGCTCTTAAAATTGGTCGTCAAAAGAAGATCCAAATCATTGATGGTCAGAGGGTTGAAGTCATGACTG GTTAtgacgatgaagaagaagaagacgaggatGAAATGATGGCTGTTGAAGGAAGCGATGGGCAACAGTATGTTGTCCTCGAAGTTATTCAGTTAGCTGACAACCAAGGAACTGATCAG CAAATGGCAGTTGTCGCCAGTGAAGATGGTGATTTGGTAATGCAAGATCCGTTGGGTCAAGATGGCGTAGTTGAGGGAACAGAAGAAATGGGAGAGGAgatggaagaggaggaggaagaagaagttgTATTGAAACTAGAAGATTCGGCTCCTACTCCCCCTCGTCGGTCAACACGATCGTCACAACCCTCTCAAAGTGACCCAAAGTTGAGAAAAGACATGGAGACTTGCTTTGGTTTTGACGAG gaagaagaagaagatgacgaAGATGACAGCAACATCCACCTACTGCAGTCAATTTCGTAA
- the LOC105692390 gene encoding transcriptional repressor CTCFL isoform X1, which produces MSSNVAEIKLEEGPESVTEIQTYLETFNKEIEGGQGEQLQHVQLQQVEGLAGSDDGGTYFVDQSGQYYYQASSDDAPVITQVQIQEAEDGDVQNEGDEVVEDQYHEIEELESVDTGEDAGKQEVVSTNGSNQMVINSGDAYQTVTIVPSDTNPGEVSYVLIVQQPESEEKEIRADDAEVVEGEDGEQDLTVYDFEDNEDNEAPVESEAEDDKTKIIKFIPKKSQTVTQAHMCNYCNYTSPKRYLLSRHMKSHSEERPHKCSVCERGFKTLASLQNHVNTHTGTKPHHCKFCDSAFTTSGELVRHVRYRHTHEKPHKCHECDYASVELSKLKRHIRCHTGERPYQCPHCTYASPDTFKLKRHLRIHTGEKPYECDICQARFTQSNSLKAHKLVHNVGDKPVFQCELCPTTCGRKTDLRIHVQKLHTSDKPLKCKRCGKTFPDRYSYKLHNKTHEGEKCYKCDLCPYASISARHLESHMLIHTDQKPYQCDHCYQSFRQKQLLKRHCNLYHNPSYVPPPPQEKTHQCPECERPFRHKGNLIRHMAVHDPESSLQEKQLALKIGRQKKIQIIDGQRVEVMTGDLASKLKGYDDEEEEDEDEMMAVEGSDGQQYVVLEVIQLADNQGTDQQMAVVASEDGDLVMQDPLGQDGVVEGTEEMGEEMEEEEEEEVVLKLEDSAPTPPRRSTRSSQPSQSDPKLRKDMETCFGFDEEEEEDDEDDSNIHLLQSIS; this is translated from the exons ATGTCAAGTAACGTAGCAGAGATAAAGTTGGAGGAAGGTCCAGAGTCTGTGACGGAGATCCAGACCTACTTAGAGACTTTTAACAAGGAAATTGAAGGTGGTCAGGGTGAACAACTGCAACATGTGCAAT TGCAGCAAGTAGAAGGCCTTGCGGGAAGTGATGATGGAGGTACTTATTTTGTCGATCAATCTGGCCAGTATTATTACCAAGCAAGCAGTGACGATGCACCAGTCATAACACAGGTACAAATTCAGGAAGCTGAAGATGGAGATGTACAGAATGAGGGAGACGAAGTTGTGGAAGATCAGTATCATGAAATAGAAGAGCTAGAGAGTGTGGACACTGGCGAAGATGCTGGAAAACAG GAAGTAGTATCGACAAATGGGAGTAATCAGATGGTTATAAATTCCGGGGATGCTTATCAAACAGTGACTATTGTGCCATCTGATACAAATCCAGGAGAAGTAAGCTATGTGTTAATTGTTCAGCAACCTGAGtctgaagagaaagaaatcagAGCAGATGACGCAGAAGTAGTTGAAGGGGAGGATGGGGAGCAAGACCTGACGGTCTATGATTTTGAAGATAATGAAGACAACGAAGCACCTGTTGAATCTGAAGCTGAAGATGATAAGACTAAAATTATCAAGTTCATCCCCAAAAAATCGCAGACTGTTACTCAGGCTCACATGTGCAATTACTGCAACTACACAAGTCCTAAGCG CTACCTCTTATCACGCCACATGAAATCTCATTCCGAGGAAAGGCCACACAAATGCAGCGTTTGCGAAAGAGGCTTTAAAACCTTAGCCTCTCTACAGAACCACGTCAATACGCATACAGGAACAAAGCCCCATCATTGCAAATTCTGTGACAGTGCTTTTACTACATCCG GTGAACTTGTAAGACATGTTCGGTACAGACACACCCATGAAAAACCGCACAAATGCCACGAGTGTGATTACGCCTCGGTTGAGTTGTCCAAACTTAAACGACACATTAGGTGCCACACCGGAGAACGTCCCTATCAG TGCCCGCACTGTACATACGCAAGTCCAGATACCTTTAAGCTAAAGCGTCACTTGCGTATTCACACCGGTGAAAAACCATACGAGTGTGATATTTGCCAAGCAAGATTTACGCAATCTAACAGTTTGAAGGCACACAAGTTAGTCCACAATG tAGGAGATAAGCCAGTATTTCAATGTGAACTATGCCCGACTACCTGCGGGAGAAAGACGGACCTCAGGATTCACGTTCAGAAGTTACACACCTCTGATAAACCCCTCAAATGCAAGCGATGTGGCAAGACATTCCCTGATAG GTACAGTTACAAACTTCACAATAAAACACACGAAGGTGAAAAATGCTACAAGTGCGATCTTTGCCCTTACGCGTCAATATCAGCGCGTCACCTTGAAAGTCACATGCTAATTCATACAGATCAGAAGCCGTACCAATGTGATCATTGTTACCAGTCGTTCAGACAAAAACAATTGTTGAAACGTCACTGCAATTTATATCACAATCCATCTTACGTACCGCCACCACCTCAAGAGAAGACCCACCAATGTCCGGAGTGCGAAAGACCTTTCAG GCATAAAGGCAATCTTATTCGACACATGGCTGTTCACGACCCAGAATCATCTCTTCAAGAAAAACAGCTTGCTCTTAAAATTGGTCGTCAAAAGAAGATCCAAATCATTGATGGTCAGAGGGTTGAAGTCATGACTG GAGACTTAGCTTCTAAACTTAAAGGTTAtgacgatgaagaagaagaagacgaggatGAAATGATGGCTGTTGAAGGAAGCGATGGGCAACAGTATGTTGTCCTCGAAGTTATTCAGTTAGCTGACAACCAAGGAACTGATCAG CAAATGGCAGTTGTCGCCAGTGAAGATGGTGATTTGGTAATGCAAGATCCGTTGGGTCAAGATGGCGTAGTTGAGGGAACAGAAGAAATGGGAGAGGAgatggaagaggaggaggaagaagaagttgTATTGAAACTAGAAGATTCGGCTCCTACTCCCCCTCGTCGGTCAACACGATCGTCACAACCCTCTCAAAGTGACCCAAAGTTGAGAAAAGACATGGAGACTTGCTTTGGTTTTGACGAG gaagaagaagaagatgacgaAGATGACAGCAACATCCACCTACTGCAGTCAATTTCGTAA
- the LOC105692390 gene encoding transcriptional repressor CTCFL isoform X3, whose translation MSSNVAEIKLEEGPESVTEIQTYLETFNKEIEGGQGEQLQHVQLQQVEGLAGSDDGGTYFVDQSGQYYYQASSDDAPVITQVQIQEAEDGDVQNEGDEVVEDQYHEIEELESVDTGEDAGKQEVVSTNGSNQMVINSGDAYQTVTIVPSDTNPGEVSYVLIVQQPESEEKEIRADDAEVVEGEDGEQDLTVYDFEDNEDNEAPVESEAEDDKTKIIKFIPKKSQTVTQAHMCNYCNYTSPKRYLLSRHMKSHSEERPHKCSVCERGFKTLASLQNHVNTHTGTKPHHCKFCDSAFTTSGELVRHVRYRHTHEKPHKCHECDYASVELSKLKRHIRCHTGERPYQCPHCTYASPDTFKLKRHLRIHTGEKPYECDICQARFTQSNSLKAHKLVHNGDKPVFQCELCPTTCGRKTDLRIHVQKLHTSDKPLKCKRCGKTFPDRYSYKLHNKTHEGEKCYKCDLCPYASISARHLESHMLIHTDQKPYQCDHCYQSFRQKQLLKRHCNLYHNPSYVPPPPQEKTHQCPECERPFRHKGNLIRHMAVHDPESSLQEKQLALKIGRQKKIQIIDGQRVEVMTGDLASKLKGYDDEEEEDEDEMMAVEGSDGQQYVVLEVIQLADNQGTDQQMAVVASEDGDLVMQDPLGQDGVVEGTEEMGEEMEEEEEEEVVLKLEDSAPTPPRRSTRSSQPSQSDPKLRKDMETCFGFDEEEEEDDEDDSNIHLLQSIS comes from the exons ATGTCAAGTAACGTAGCAGAGATAAAGTTGGAGGAAGGTCCAGAGTCTGTGACGGAGATCCAGACCTACTTAGAGACTTTTAACAAGGAAATTGAAGGTGGTCAGGGTGAACAACTGCAACATGTGCAAT TGCAGCAAGTAGAAGGCCTTGCGGGAAGTGATGATGGAGGTACTTATTTTGTCGATCAATCTGGCCAGTATTATTACCAAGCAAGCAGTGACGATGCACCAGTCATAACACAGGTACAAATTCAGGAAGCTGAAGATGGAGATGTACAGAATGAGGGAGACGAAGTTGTGGAAGATCAGTATCATGAAATAGAAGAGCTAGAGAGTGTGGACACTGGCGAAGATGCTGGAAAACAG GAAGTAGTATCGACAAATGGGAGTAATCAGATGGTTATAAATTCCGGGGATGCTTATCAAACAGTGACTATTGTGCCATCTGATACAAATCCAGGAGAAGTAAGCTATGTGTTAATTGTTCAGCAACCTGAGtctgaagagaaagaaatcagAGCAGATGACGCAGAAGTAGTTGAAGGGGAGGATGGGGAGCAAGACCTGACGGTCTATGATTTTGAAGATAATGAAGACAACGAAGCACCTGTTGAATCTGAAGCTGAAGATGATAAGACTAAAATTATCAAGTTCATCCCCAAAAAATCGCAGACTGTTACTCAGGCTCACATGTGCAATTACTGCAACTACACAAGTCCTAAGCG CTACCTCTTATCACGCCACATGAAATCTCATTCCGAGGAAAGGCCACACAAATGCAGCGTTTGCGAAAGAGGCTTTAAAACCTTAGCCTCTCTACAGAACCACGTCAATACGCATACAGGAACAAAGCCCCATCATTGCAAATTCTGTGACAGTGCTTTTACTACATCCG GTGAACTTGTAAGACATGTTCGGTACAGACACACCCATGAAAAACCGCACAAATGCCACGAGTGTGATTACGCCTCGGTTGAGTTGTCCAAACTTAAACGACACATTAGGTGCCACACCGGAGAACGTCCCTATCAG TGCCCGCACTGTACATACGCAAGTCCAGATACCTTTAAGCTAAAGCGTCACTTGCGTATTCACACCGGTGAAAAACCATACGAGTGTGATATTTGCCAAGCAAGATTTACGCAATCTAACAGTTTGAAGGCACACAAGTTAGTCCACAATG GAGATAAGCCAGTATTTCAATGTGAACTATGCCCGACTACCTGCGGGAGAAAGACGGACCTCAGGATTCACGTTCAGAAGTTACACACCTCTGATAAACCCCTCAAATGCAAGCGATGTGGCAAGACATTCCCTGATAG GTACAGTTACAAACTTCACAATAAAACACACGAAGGTGAAAAATGCTACAAGTGCGATCTTTGCCCTTACGCGTCAATATCAGCGCGTCACCTTGAAAGTCACATGCTAATTCATACAGATCAGAAGCCGTACCAATGTGATCATTGTTACCAGTCGTTCAGACAAAAACAATTGTTGAAACGTCACTGCAATTTATATCACAATCCATCTTACGTACCGCCACCACCTCAAGAGAAGACCCACCAATGTCCGGAGTGCGAAAGACCTTTCAG GCATAAAGGCAATCTTATTCGACACATGGCTGTTCACGACCCAGAATCATCTCTTCAAGAAAAACAGCTTGCTCTTAAAATTGGTCGTCAAAAGAAGATCCAAATCATTGATGGTCAGAGGGTTGAAGTCATGACTG GAGACTTAGCTTCTAAACTTAAAGGTTAtgacgatgaagaagaagaagacgaggatGAAATGATGGCTGTTGAAGGAAGCGATGGGCAACAGTATGTTGTCCTCGAAGTTATTCAGTTAGCTGACAACCAAGGAACTGATCAG CAAATGGCAGTTGTCGCCAGTGAAGATGGTGATTTGGTAATGCAAGATCCGTTGGGTCAAGATGGCGTAGTTGAGGGAACAGAAGAAATGGGAGAGGAgatggaagaggaggaggaagaagaagttgTATTGAAACTAGAAGATTCGGCTCCTACTCCCCCTCGTCGGTCAACACGATCGTCACAACCCTCTCAAAGTGACCCAAAGTTGAGAAAAGACATGGAGACTTGCTTTGGTTTTGACGAG gaagaagaagaagatgacgaAGATGACAGCAACATCCACCTACTGCAGTCAATTTCGTAA
- the LOC105692390 gene encoding transcriptional repressor CTCFL isoform X2, whose product MSSNVAEIKLEEGPESVTEIQTYLETFNKEIEGGQGEQLQHVQLQQVEGLAGSDDGGTYFVDQSGQYYYQASSDDAPVITQVQIQEAEDGDVQNEGDEVVEDQYHEIEELESVDTGEDAGKQEVVSTNGSNQMVINSGDAYQTVTIVPSDTNPGEVSYVLIVQQPESEEKEIRADDAEVVEGEDGEQDLTVYDFEDNEDNEAPVESEAEDDKTKIIKFIPKKSQTVTQAHMCNYCNYTSPKRYLLSRHMKSHSEERPHKCSVCERGFKTLASLQNHVNTHTGTKPHHCKFCDSAFTTSGELVRHTRYMHTRDKPHKCTICDYASVEKNKLRHHIRIHTGERPYECPHCTYASPDTFKLKRHLRIHTGEKPYECDICQARFTQSNSLKAHKLVHNVGDKPVFQCELCPTTCGRKTDLRIHVQKLHTSDKPLKCKRCGKTFPDRYSYKLHNKTHEGEKCYKCDLCPYASISARHLESHMLIHTDQKPYQCDHCYQSFRQKQLLKRHCNLYHNPSYVPPPPQEKTHQCPECERPFRHKGNLIRHMAVHDPESSLQEKQLALKIGRQKKIQIIDGQRVEVMTGDLASKLKGYDDEEEEDEDEMMAVEGSDGQQYVVLEVIQLADNQGTDQQMAVVASEDGDLVMQDPLGQDGVVEGTEEMGEEMEEEEEEEVVLKLEDSAPTPPRRSTRSSQPSQSDPKLRKDMETCFGFDEEEEEDDEDDSNIHLLQSIS is encoded by the exons ATGTCAAGTAACGTAGCAGAGATAAAGTTGGAGGAAGGTCCAGAGTCTGTGACGGAGATCCAGACCTACTTAGAGACTTTTAACAAGGAAATTGAAGGTGGTCAGGGTGAACAACTGCAACATGTGCAAT TGCAGCAAGTAGAAGGCCTTGCGGGAAGTGATGATGGAGGTACTTATTTTGTCGATCAATCTGGCCAGTATTATTACCAAGCAAGCAGTGACGATGCACCAGTCATAACACAGGTACAAATTCAGGAAGCTGAAGATGGAGATGTACAGAATGAGGGAGACGAAGTTGTGGAAGATCAGTATCATGAAATAGAAGAGCTAGAGAGTGTGGACACTGGCGAAGATGCTGGAAAACAG GAAGTAGTATCGACAAATGGGAGTAATCAGATGGTTATAAATTCCGGGGATGCTTATCAAACAGTGACTATTGTGCCATCTGATACAAATCCAGGAGAAGTAAGCTATGTGTTAATTGTTCAGCAACCTGAGtctgaagagaaagaaatcagAGCAGATGACGCAGAAGTAGTTGAAGGGGAGGATGGGGAGCAAGACCTGACGGTCTATGATTTTGAAGATAATGAAGACAACGAAGCACCTGTTGAATCTGAAGCTGAAGATGATAAGACTAAAATTATCAAGTTCATCCCCAAAAAATCGCAGACTGTTACTCAGGCTCACATGTGCAATTACTGCAACTACACAAGTCCTAAGCG CTACCTCTTATCACGCCACATGAAATCTCATTCCGAGGAAAGGCCACACAAATGCAGCGTTTGCGAAAGAGGCTTTAAAACCTTAGCCTCTCTACAGAACCACGTCAATACGCATACAGGAACAAAGCCCCATCATTGCAAATTCTGTGACAGTGCTTTTACTACATCCG GAGAGTTGGTGCGTCACACGCGGTACATGCATACACGTGATAAGCCTCATAAGTGTACCATCTGTGATTATGCTAGCGTTGAGAAGAACAAACTGCGACACCACATACGAATTCACACGGGAGAACGTCCATACGAG TGCCCGCACTGTACATACGCAAGTCCAGATACCTTTAAGCTAAAGCGTCACTTGCGTATTCACACCGGTGAAAAACCATACGAGTGTGATATTTGCCAAGCAAGATTTACGCAATCTAACAGTTTGAAGGCACACAAGTTAGTCCACAATG tAGGAGATAAGCCAGTATTTCAATGTGAACTATGCCCGACTACCTGCGGGAGAAAGACGGACCTCAGGATTCACGTTCAGAAGTTACACACCTCTGATAAACCCCTCAAATGCAAGCGATGTGGCAAGACATTCCCTGATAG GTACAGTTACAAACTTCACAATAAAACACACGAAGGTGAAAAATGCTACAAGTGCGATCTTTGCCCTTACGCGTCAATATCAGCGCGTCACCTTGAAAGTCACATGCTAATTCATACAGATCAGAAGCCGTACCAATGTGATCATTGTTACCAGTCGTTCAGACAAAAACAATTGTTGAAACGTCACTGCAATTTATATCACAATCCATCTTACGTACCGCCACCACCTCAAGAGAAGACCCACCAATGTCCGGAGTGCGAAAGACCTTTCAG GCATAAAGGCAATCTTATTCGACACATGGCTGTTCACGACCCAGAATCATCTCTTCAAGAAAAACAGCTTGCTCTTAAAATTGGTCGTCAAAAGAAGATCCAAATCATTGATGGTCAGAGGGTTGAAGTCATGACTG GAGACTTAGCTTCTAAACTTAAAGGTTAtgacgatgaagaagaagaagacgaggatGAAATGATGGCTGTTGAAGGAAGCGATGGGCAACAGTATGTTGTCCTCGAAGTTATTCAGTTAGCTGACAACCAAGGAACTGATCAG CAAATGGCAGTTGTCGCCAGTGAAGATGGTGATTTGGTAATGCAAGATCCGTTGGGTCAAGATGGCGTAGTTGAGGGAACAGAAGAAATGGGAGAGGAgatggaagaggaggaggaagaagaagttgTATTGAAACTAGAAGATTCGGCTCCTACTCCCCCTCGTCGGTCAACACGATCGTCACAACCCTCTCAAAGTGACCCAAAGTTGAGAAAAGACATGGAGACTTGCTTTGGTTTTGACGAG gaagaagaagaagatgacgaAGATGACAGCAACATCCACCTACTGCAGTCAATTTCGTAA
- the LOC105692390 gene encoding transcriptional repressor CTCFL isoform X5 — protein MSSNVAEIKLEEGPESVTEIQTYLETFNKEIEGGQGEQLQHVQLQQVEGLAGSDDGGTYFVDQSGQYYYQASSDDAPVITQVQIQEAEDGDVQNEGDEVVEDQYHEIEELESVDTGEDAGKQEVVSTNGSNQMVINSGDAYQTVTIVPSDTNPGEVSYVLIVQQPESEEKEIRADDAEVVEGEDGEQDLTVYDFEDNEDNEAPVESEAEDDKTKIIKFIPKKSQTVTQAHMCNYCNYTSPKRYLLSRHMKSHSEERPHKCSVCERGFKTLASLQNHVNTHTGTKPHHCKFCDSAFTTSGELVRHVRYRHTHEKPHKCHECDYASVELSKLKRHIRCHTGERPYQCPHCTYASPDTFKLKRHLRIHTGEKPYECDICQARFTQSNSLKAHKLVHNGDKPVFQCELCPTTCGRKTDLRIHVQKLHTSDKPLKCKRCGKTFPDRYSYKLHNKTHEGEKCYKCDLCPYASISARHLESHMLIHTDQKPYQCDHCYQSFRQKQLLKRHCNLYHNPSYVPPPPQEKTHQCPECERPFRHKGNLIRHMAVHDPESSLQEKQLALKIGRQKKIQIIDGQRVEVMTGYDDEEEEDEDEMMAVEGSDGQQYVVLEVIQLADNQGTDQQMAVVASEDGDLVMQDPLGQDGVVEGTEEMGEEMEEEEEEEVVLKLEDSAPTPPRRSTRSSQPSQSDPKLRKDMETCFGFDEEEEEDDEDDSNIHLLQSIS, from the exons ATGTCAAGTAACGTAGCAGAGATAAAGTTGGAGGAAGGTCCAGAGTCTGTGACGGAGATCCAGACCTACTTAGAGACTTTTAACAAGGAAATTGAAGGTGGTCAGGGTGAACAACTGCAACATGTGCAAT TGCAGCAAGTAGAAGGCCTTGCGGGAAGTGATGATGGAGGTACTTATTTTGTCGATCAATCTGGCCAGTATTATTACCAAGCAAGCAGTGACGATGCACCAGTCATAACACAGGTACAAATTCAGGAAGCTGAAGATGGAGATGTACAGAATGAGGGAGACGAAGTTGTGGAAGATCAGTATCATGAAATAGAAGAGCTAGAGAGTGTGGACACTGGCGAAGATGCTGGAAAACAG GAAGTAGTATCGACAAATGGGAGTAATCAGATGGTTATAAATTCCGGGGATGCTTATCAAACAGTGACTATTGTGCCATCTGATACAAATCCAGGAGAAGTAAGCTATGTGTTAATTGTTCAGCAACCTGAGtctgaagagaaagaaatcagAGCAGATGACGCAGAAGTAGTTGAAGGGGAGGATGGGGAGCAAGACCTGACGGTCTATGATTTTGAAGATAATGAAGACAACGAAGCACCTGTTGAATCTGAAGCTGAAGATGATAAGACTAAAATTATCAAGTTCATCCCCAAAAAATCGCAGACTGTTACTCAGGCTCACATGTGCAATTACTGCAACTACACAAGTCCTAAGCG CTACCTCTTATCACGCCACATGAAATCTCATTCCGAGGAAAGGCCACACAAATGCAGCGTTTGCGAAAGAGGCTTTAAAACCTTAGCCTCTCTACAGAACCACGTCAATACGCATACAGGAACAAAGCCCCATCATTGCAAATTCTGTGACAGTGCTTTTACTACATCCG GTGAACTTGTAAGACATGTTCGGTACAGACACACCCATGAAAAACCGCACAAATGCCACGAGTGTGATTACGCCTCGGTTGAGTTGTCCAAACTTAAACGACACATTAGGTGCCACACCGGAGAACGTCCCTATCAG TGCCCGCACTGTACATACGCAAGTCCAGATACCTTTAAGCTAAAGCGTCACTTGCGTATTCACACCGGTGAAAAACCATACGAGTGTGATATTTGCCAAGCAAGATTTACGCAATCTAACAGTTTGAAGGCACACAAGTTAGTCCACAATG GAGATAAGCCAGTATTTCAATGTGAACTATGCCCGACTACCTGCGGGAGAAAGACGGACCTCAGGATTCACGTTCAGAAGTTACACACCTCTGATAAACCCCTCAAATGCAAGCGATGTGGCAAGACATTCCCTGATAG GTACAGTTACAAACTTCACAATAAAACACACGAAGGTGAAAAATGCTACAAGTGCGATCTTTGCCCTTACGCGTCAATATCAGCGCGTCACCTTGAAAGTCACATGCTAATTCATACAGATCAGAAGCCGTACCAATGTGATCATTGTTACCAGTCGTTCAGACAAAAACAATTGTTGAAACGTCACTGCAATTTATATCACAATCCATCTTACGTACCGCCACCACCTCAAGAGAAGACCCACCAATGTCCGGAGTGCGAAAGACCTTTCAG GCATAAAGGCAATCTTATTCGACACATGGCTGTTCACGACCCAGAATCATCTCTTCAAGAAAAACAGCTTGCTCTTAAAATTGGTCGTCAAAAGAAGATCCAAATCATTGATGGTCAGAGGGTTGAAGTCATGACTG GTTAtgacgatgaagaagaagaagacgaggatGAAATGATGGCTGTTGAAGGAAGCGATGGGCAACAGTATGTTGTCCTCGAAGTTATTCAGTTAGCTGACAACCAAGGAACTGATCAG CAAATGGCAGTTGTCGCCAGTGAAGATGGTGATTTGGTAATGCAAGATCCGTTGGGTCAAGATGGCGTAGTTGAGGGAACAGAAGAAATGGGAGAGGAgatggaagaggaggaggaagaagaagttgTATTGAAACTAGAAGATTCGGCTCCTACTCCCCCTCGTCGGTCAACACGATCGTCACAACCCTCTCAAAGTGACCCAAAGTTGAGAAAAGACATGGAGACTTGCTTTGGTTTTGACGAG gaagaagaagaagatgacgaAGATGACAGCAACATCCACCTACTGCAGTCAATTTCGTAA